One window from the genome of Blastopirellula retiformator encodes:
- a CDS encoding hybrid sensor histidine kinase/response regulator, producing the protein MKVLLLEDDLADQQIIVRNLRDNRFDYQVTCVSRLADAIEQIRQSDFDVVVSDMDVPDSSGFETIQTLHVHCGETPLIALTAKEYAELAEKILLAGAQDYLEKGEVQGNSLSRAILHAIRRQETLNQNRRLARRLKGQRAKLRDQARQLQRKNRRLRKLYRTAREFVDNVSHDLRTPLTVIKDYVSILRDGMAGEVNDEQMRLLGKVAIRADDLNNIVDDILDASKLEAGVLGAWRRSVSIPQLISHASSLLRERAAIHDVQLVIECPDDLPEAYCDSEKAVRVIVNLAINALKYSQPGQTVVLWASHNPVDGEIRIGVTDHGPGIDEESLQQIFQRFEQLKDDVATTVKGHGLGLNIAQRLTRINLGDLDVASEVGTGSVFSFTIPVAEPGEIFWRWMELRGSSDTPLVAMKISLGDDAEAAHAEDFDRFANYLLRRQDILFRLAPREWLLMLPMAELDLPHWEAQADLNFSRFVRNRPQGPIPGFCRSVFKTWLADADKESILTDFDALIAQQSTRPVADYLAAY; encoded by the coding sequence GTGAAAGTACTGCTGTTGGAAGACGATCTGGCCGACCAGCAAATCATCGTTCGTAACCTAAGAGACAACCGGTTCGACTATCAAGTCACTTGCGTATCGAGACTGGCCGACGCGATTGAGCAGATTCGCCAAAGCGATTTTGACGTCGTCGTTTCCGACATGGACGTTCCGGATAGTTCCGGGTTCGAGACCATTCAGACGCTCCACGTCCACTGCGGCGAGACCCCACTGATCGCCCTGACCGCGAAGGAATATGCCGAACTGGCCGAGAAGATCTTGCTGGCCGGTGCGCAAGACTACCTGGAAAAGGGGGAAGTCCAGGGCAACTCGCTTAGCCGGGCCATCCTGCATGCGATACGGCGCCAGGAAACCCTGAACCAGAATCGACGGTTGGCTCGACGTTTAAAAGGCCAGCGGGCGAAACTTCGGGATCAAGCCAGACAACTGCAGCGCAAGAACCGCCGACTTCGCAAGCTCTATCGCACCGCGCGAGAGTTTGTCGACAACGTCTCGCACGATTTGCGGACGCCGCTTACCGTCATCAAAGACTACGTGTCGATCCTTCGCGACGGCATGGCCGGAGAAGTGAACGACGAACAAATGCGTCTGCTGGGCAAAGTGGCGATTCGCGCGGATGACCTCAACAATATTGTCGACGATATCCTGGACGCCAGTAAGCTGGAGGCTGGAGTGCTGGGGGCATGGCGACGAAGCGTCTCCATTCCGCAGCTCATTTCCCACGCCTCGAGTTTGCTGCGCGAACGCGCTGCGATTCATGACGTCCAGCTCGTCATCGAGTGCCCCGACGATCTGCCGGAAGCCTACTGCGACAGCGAGAAAGCGGTTCGGGTGATCGTCAACCTGGCGATCAACGCTCTCAAATACTCGCAGCCGGGTCAGACCGTCGTATTGTGGGCCAGCCACAACCCCGTCGATGGTGAGATCCGCATCGGCGTCACCGACCACGGACCAGGCATCGATGAAGAATCGCTCCAGCAGATTTTCCAGCGGTTCGAGCAGTTGAAAGATGACGTCGCAACCACCGTAAAGGGGCACGGGCTTGGCCTCAATATCGCCCAACGGTTGACCCGCATCAACCTTGGCGACCTGGATGTCGCCAGCGAGGTAGGAACAGGAAGCGTCTTTTCCTTCACGATCCCTGTTGCGGAACCTGGCGAGATCTTCTGGCGTTGGATGGAACTGAGGGGCAGCTCAGACACTCCGCTCGTCGCCATGAAGATCTCGCTGGGTGACGACGCCGAAGCGGCCCACGCGGAAGACTTCGACCGTTTCGCCAACTACTTGCTCCGCCGGCAAGACATTCTCTTTCGCCTGGCGCCGCGAGAGTGGCTGTTGATGTTACCGATGGCCGAATTGGATCTCCCTCACTGGGAGGCGCAGGCCGACCTCAATTTCTCTCGCTTCGTTCGGAATCGCCCCCAAGGGCCGATCCCGGGCTTTTGTCGCAGCGTCTTCAAGACCTGGCTCGCAGACGCCGACAAGGAATCGATTTTGACCGATTTCGACGCGCTGATCGCGCAACAGTCAACGCGACCAGTGGCCGACTACCTGGCGGCGTACTAG